CACGCACCGGTATCTGGATTGCGGAACTGGATACGCGGCATTAATCTGAGTTTCAACAAAAAAGGGATCTGGAACGCCAGCTGTAAAATGCCGCCGATAAAAACCGCCCAAGCCAGCACCAGAACCGGCGGATCGATCAAGGGTGTCAACCAGAATGCGCAACCGATGAAGGATAAATTCAGCAGCGCCGGGGTGATGGCCGGTACATTGAATTTCCCGTAAGTATTGAGGATGCCACCTGCCAACGCCACGAAAGAAATAAACAAAATATAGGGAAATGTGATTTGCAGCAGTTGCACGGTTAAATCGAATTTTTCCGGATTGGCGGAGAATCCGGGCGCGCTGGCGTAGATGATGAACGGTGCCGCGATAATGCCAAGGGCTGTCACCAGGAACAGCACGCCGCCGAGCAGCATTGTGATGTGATCGATCAAACTGCGGGTTTCTTCATGCGTGCGGGTGTTTTTATATTCGGCGAGGATCGGAACGAAAGCCTGCGAAAAAGCCCCTTCGGCGAACAGCCGCCGCAGCAGGTTGGGGATGCGAAACGCAACAAAAAAAGCATCGGTTGCCATGCCTGCGCCAAAAATCCGCGCGATCAGGATGTCGCGCACGAAACCGAGGATGCGTGACACGAAAGTCATGCTGCTGACCGCGGCGAGGGCTTTAAGGAGATTCAATGGCTTGAGTTATTGATGCTAGTAGTGGGCAATGGTGTGGTAACTGCAGGCTGGATTTTTCAATCCAGCCTGGTCTGAGTGATTTAATTTTGTGACTGTGTAATTGGATAGGGAAGACAATCTAAAAAAGGCAACTGACTTTCTTCAGCAGACCTTCTTCTTCCCATTTCCATTGCAAACAGTATTCGGCGCTTCTTTTAGGATTTTCGATATCGGCCTCGATTTTTGTGTTTCCGGAGATTACGGGAGGCAATAGCGCTTCTTCCTTGCCATTATCGATGCAGAAAAAGCGCGCGGTTGCAACGGCGCGTCCTGAAGGCAGTTCGACGGCCATGTGCAAGCGTTGCGTATCGTCGTCGACGACATGCGACAGTATGCCTTCGTTTTGGGTGAAAGCACCTTCGCATTGATACGTTAAAGTTAAATCGGAACCGTCAATCACTTTCAACTCAGGCGGGAATTTCATGCAGACATGGTAGCTGTCGTTTTCTTTTCTTTGTTCAGCCGGATCGCCATTATTGATGCGGAAATTGCTGATGCTGCCGATGGCGCGGATATTTTTGAACCAGTATTCTGAATTATCGCTATGGCATGCGGTGGTCATTTGTGTTTGTGTCACAGTTGCTTTTTTTCCGCAGGTATCATGCACGGTCAGTATTTTTCTTAAATCCGAGATGGAAAATGCAAACTTGTTTTGTCTGATTTGGTCGGCGATCAGCAGCGCGGCGCAAAGAGCAAAAATCAATCCGATCGCTATGAAATCGGTCGCCAGTGCGACGAACACACCAAAGGCAAGCATGACGATGTTGATGTAAAAAATAATCTGGTTAGGTTTGTCAAACATTCGGAACTCCTTAAGTTAGCAGGCGTATTTTTATAATAATTTTCGAAGCGCTGAGTTTATCAGAGAGGCGCATTCAAAAAAAGAAAGATAGGATAGGGAAGCATTGATTAATTGCCTGCGCAAGCGATTTGCTGCGTTGGGCGGTGCTCGGAAACTTGTCTATCGCATTGATATATCTCGTTCCTTGCGCTTCATCCGCCTTGCATCTCATCTTGCCCGGTGAATTGATAAGCGTTTCCTTTGTTTTAATTCGGCGTTATCATCATCGATTGTCGTTGTTTTAATTTTTTATGGAGATAAAAGATGTCGAAAAAATCAGTTAAACCAGTTTCACTCGCAGTAAGTGCTGCATTGGTCACCAGTCTTGGTGCCGGTGATTTGTTGGCGGATAGCAGCGCCAATCCGTTTGCGATGAATGAATTATCCGGCGGTTACATGCAACTGGCCGATGCCAGCAGCGCCAATAAACCGGCGCAAGAAGGCGGTAAAGAATCCAAACAAAATATGGAAGGTAAATGCGGCGAAGGCAAGTGTGGCGGCAAAACCGAGATGAAGCAAAACATGGAAGGCAAATGCGGCGGTAAGAAGGCCGAACAAGAAGGTAAATGCGGCGAAGGCAAATGCGGTTCTTCTAAAAAGTAACCAATGCAACCCATGAGCAGCCGATCATTTCCTGTTCATGGCGCAGGCCTGGGTCTGCGGCGTTCGATGCTGAGTTCGCTGACGGATCAGGCCACCCAATCCGTCGATTTCTGGGAAGTGGCTCCGGAAAACTGGATTGGTGTCGGTGGCCGGTACGGCCACCAATTTCGACAGCTAACCGAGCGATCTCCTTTTATCTGCCACGGACTGTCGTTGTCGATCGGCGGCCCGTCACCGCTTGACGAAGCTTTCTTGCACAAGCTCAAGCGTTTCCTGAAAGATCATCATATCCGCACTTACAGCGAGCATTTGAGTTATTGCAGCGATGACGGTCATTTATACGATTTGCTGCCGATCCCGTTTACCGAAGAAGCGGTTTTTTATGTAGCAAGCCGGATCCGGCGCGTTCAAGAAATCCTTGAACAACGTATCGCAATCGAGAATGTTTCTTATTATGCGGCGCCTGGAAAGCAGCTGGAGGAAGCCGACTTCATCAATGCGGTATTGCAGGAAGCCGATTGCGACTTGCTGTTGGACGTGAATAATATTTATGTCAACAGTGTCAACCATGACTACGATGCCGAGGCATTTCTGCTGCGCTTGCCGGCGGAACGTATCCGCTATCTTCATGTGGCCGGACACTATCAGGAAGCAGCCGATCTGATCGTCGATACGCACGGCGCCGATGTCATCGATCCGGTATGGCAATTACTCGATAAAACCTACCAGCGTTTGGGGGTTATTCCAACCTTGCTTGAGCGTGATTTCAATATTCCACCGATTGCCGATTTGTTGCGTGAAGTAGCAACGATTCATTCTCTTCAAACCAAATGGCGCAATGAAACCGGCGGTTACTTACAACACGCCTGACCGGCCGGATTTTGTGCGGCAGCAATATGCATTTGCAGCGCACATTCGTGACCCGGAAAAGAAACCGCATCCACAAGGTGTGGAGGAACGGCGCATGAAAATCTACTGCGAATTGTTTTATAACAACGTGGAGGATTTAATTGCCAATACCTTTCCTGTGTTACGGAAGATTATGCCCGATAGCCATTGGCATGCACTCATCCGGGATTATTTCGCCCATCATGTGTCGCATACCCCGTTGTTTCCGGAGATACCCCGGGAGTTTCTGAAATACCTCGAATCCGAGCGGAAACCCTGTGCTGATGATCCGCCTTTTCTGTTTGAATTGGCGCACTATGAGTGGGTGGAACTCGCGCTTGCTATCTTCGATGAAAGCATGACGGAAGTCGCAACGGATTCTGCTGGCGATTTACTGGAGGGAGTTCCGGCAATTTCGCCGCTGGCATGGGTACTCGGCTACTCGTTTCCTGTCCACCGGATAACTCCGGATTTTCAGCCCGATAGAGCTGACGCATCAAAGACGAATCTGATCGTTTACCGGGATCAGGATTTTAATGTGCAATTTATTGAGATTAATAAAATAACAGGGCGCTTGCTGCATTTGGCCGGTGAGAATGCCGCCAAATCCGGTTTGACGTTGTTGCATCAAGTAGCCGCAGAAATGAACCACCCGCAACCCGAAACGGTTGTTCAGGGTGGTATTCAAATTCTGAACGATCTTAGGAAACGTGGAGTAGTTTATCGTTTGCCATAGAACTCTCTGATTTTGATTGTAAAACTACAGATTCAGGGTGCCTTGCCGTTAAGTTGCGTAAGAAAAATGATGAGGACGCTGGTTTGCGGCATATCAAAATGAGCCTATCTGAGAACAATAACCCGGACACGGGTAACCTCCCCGTTGAACCGGATCTGATGAATTTCCTGGTTTCTTCGATTCACGATACGAAAAATTCGGTGTGCCTGTTATTGAACAGCCTGGAAAAAACGCTGGCAAATGCCGATGCAAGTCAACTTGCCGCGCATGCTGAACTGGTGCGAGTGAATGCCGAAGCAAAACGCGTTAACAATCACCTGGTTCAATTGTTGACGCTCTATAAAGTCGGCCAAAGAGTCTATCCTTTTGATGTGCAATATGTCAGTTTAAGAGATTTTATAGCTGGGATCGTTGCGCAATATTCCGATTTGCTGCAGTTCCGTCAAATTACCCTGGAAGCTCATGTAGATCCGGAGTTGCATTGGTACTTTGACGAGGATCTGATCAATGCGGTTGTCGGCAATGCCATCAATAATGCAATCCGTTATACCCGGGATTGTATTCGCATTGCCGCCGAAGAGCAGAATGGGCAATTGTTGCTGCGCGTGGAGGATAATGGACGCGGCTATCCGGCTGCAATGCTGCAGGACAGCTATGATTCAATGCACCGCGTAGATTCTTTGGAAAATAGCACTGGATTAGGTTTTTATTTTTCGGACAAGGTTGCGCGGATGCATCGAAATCAGGGGGTGTCCGGGAAATTGAAGCTGGAAAACGGCGGTCCTATGAAAGGTGCTTGCTTTCTCCTGTTTCTTCCTTAATAAATTTCAAGATCTGAAACCATGATAACGAGCTCTATCAATTTTTCTCCCGTTAGTTTGAATCTATCCGGAAAGAATATTCTGATTGTCGATGACTATCAGGAGATGCGTACAATCTTGCGCGATATTTTTCGCAATCTCGGTGCTGATGTTAAGAAAATGCATATGGTTGCGACGGGAGAAGAAGCCATTGCGATACTGAAGAAAGTGCAATTTGATGTGGTTTTGTGCGATCTAGTATTAGGTGCGGGAAAAAATGGTCAGCAAGTGCTTGAGGAAGCGAAGTATCTTTCGCTTGTGGATTCTTCTTGTTTGTGGGTAATGATTTCCGCCGAGAAAGCCGCGGAAGCTGTTACCGGTGCGGCGGAATTTCAACCCGATGCATATTTGATTAAGCCGGTTACGGAAATGAGTTTATGCACACGGCTGGAAAAGATCTGGGTGAGAAAGAAAGTTTTTGCCGAGATTCACCAGGCGATCAAGCGCTCGAATTATGATGAAGCATTGAGTTTATGTGATCAAAAGCTGGTGTCCGATAAGGCGAATACCTTCGATTTGCTGCGCACGAAATGCAATTTACTAGGGATGACGGGAGAGCTGGATCGAGCCCAGAATTTGTTGGAAGAAATTCTCTCAAAGCGCGAGTTACCATGGAGCAAGGTAGCGTTGGCAAGAATTTTTCTCAAAAAGAATGAATGGGATCAAGCCAAGACCCTGTTGGAGGAAACCATCGAACTCAATCCGGCGTATATCGAAGCCCATGATCTCCTGGCGCAAACGCTACAGGCGATGGATGATTTGGAAGGTGCGAATGATGTGCTGGAACGCGCAACCAAATTGTCACCCAATTCTGTAATGCGGCAACAGAATTTGGGGAGCTTATCTTTAAAAATTGGAAAGCTGGAAAATGCCGAACGTGCGTTCCGTAAAAGTATTGCACTGGGTGAAAACTCAGCTTTGAAGAAAGCGGATAGTTATCTTGGGCTGGTCAAAGTATGCGGCACAAAGAAAAATCCTGATGAAGCACTGAGAGTGTTGGGACAGCTTACCAAGAATTTTAACGGTGATGATGTTCGCCGCAGGGCCTTGGCTGCAACGGGAATAATTCACCATCAGAGCGGTGACGTGGAGAAAGCCGCGCAGATCGCTTTAGAGTTGGATCAATCATTGCCCAACCAAGATGAGCGTCCTTTAACCAGCGAGGAATCGCTGGAAGTCGCCCATTTATTGCTTGTTGCTGGGAATAAGGAAAAAGCGATTCGATTGTTGCAAAGCGAAATCAAGAATAATCCGGAGAACACGGCTTTGCATAAAGATGTTTCAGAAATATTCGAGCAAGCCGGGATGCAAGAGGAAGGCAGCCAACTAATCGAATCCACCCGCCAGGAAGCGATGCTCGTGATGAATCGCGGGGTATTGCTGGTTAGTAAAGGACAATACGAAGAAGCGCTTGGTGCAATGCGCGAAGCTCGTGCCGCAATGCCGGCCAATGTACGGGTATTATTGAATTTGGCGCATGTAATTATTGCCTATATACAAAAAAACGGCTCCGCACCCGACCTCGTTGAGGAAGCGCGCAACAGCCTTACGGCGGCAAACGAACTATCTCCGGGAGAACCCCGCTTTAAACGATTGATGGCGTCATTGAATGGACTTGTTTAAGTTTGTTTCGCGTTAAGTTCTTTCAAGGAAGCGCTGATTAATTCGGCGAATGCGATGAAGGGCGAGGCGCACGGAACGCAGTGACCGAGACAAATCAATCAGATAGGCGAGGGAGCGAGTGCCGCGCAACAAGGCAGTCCGCTCGTGTACTTATTAATCAGTGTTTCTCTCATATTATTCTTGGCTTATTTGCGAAAAAATGACTACAACTAACCAATCTCTTCACAGATTAATCCGAAGTTACTCTGAAATGGCAAATTTGCGTCATTTTGCAAAGGTCTCTTAATAATAATTTCGCTGGTATTCGCGGGCTGTGGATCGACGCCCAGAACTGTGCAGATCGTGCCGCTGGAGCAATAAAAGAAACTCAGAGTGCCAGAATCTCCTGTGACGAAGCCGAAAGAATCAGACTTCCCGGTCAGATTGAACAGGATCTTTGGGAACTTGCCGCAGACGTGCAACGAGTAGTGATTCAGTATGAAACGTTGAGAAAAACTTGCTTTCCGCTGATTGAGGTAATGCCGGATACAAACGGTTAAATGAAAACTGCCCGGTAAAACCAGGCAGTTTTGGGGTTATTGCTAAGCTAGTTTTTTATTGCGTAATGAAAATCCCAATAATCCTAAACCCATCAATAACATGACATAGGTTTCGGGTTCTGGTACTGGTGCTGCTACATCACTTAGTTTTAGATAGTCAAAACCATAAAAATCTACTGATGCGTTGCGGTCAACAACAATTGTCAATTCTCCCGTGGCATTGATTGAATCAAGCACAGCGCCCGTCAATGTATAGTAATGGATCAGCGTATTCGGGAAACCATCGTTATACGAAAAATCTTGAACGATGCCATTAAATGTTGTTATGACTGGGCCAAACGCAGTTGCTTGGAAATCAGCCATATCAATTTCCAAGTGACCTAAAGCCCATCCGCTTCCTAGTCCAGTGAAATGGAATGTAGCTACAGTTTCAGAACCATGTGGGCTGTAACCGGGATGCGTGGTGCTATAGGTATCAGTATATTGCGCACCATCGGTTGCTGCCATTTCCGCTGCACTTCTACCATCAAAGTTTGCTGTAGAACCATTAAATGGATGAGAACAATTGTCACAAATGCCGATGCCATATCCATCGTTATCACCAATTTGCCAAGACGCAGCGGCAACCGGGCTGCTTGTCAAAGCAAGTAAACTCATAATCATTAAAGTACGCATAATGTATTGCCCCCTTTGAGAATTTTATAATTACAGAAGCTAGTTTCCTTCTGCCGATATTAAAAAACTGAAAAATTAGAAACTGGTTGTTTAATATCTATCAAGAAGATAAGTCCAATCGGATGGGAAATATATAGGATATTACTACTGATTAAGTAGTACACTTGTCCTGTGTTATTTCCTTCCTGCCACACTATAGAATCTGTTGACATTTAGAGATAAGTATTTCATAGAAAGAAACAAACTCGTAATATTGAGGTTCCTATACCACCAATAAAACGAGTTTGTGATGCCCCGATTGATGCTCAATGATGAGTTTTGGTCGAAGCTGGAGAAGATTCTGCTTCAAGAAGCAATTTATAACAAGCGCAATCTGTGCATGACAGTAGAAGGCATGCTGTATCGAATGCGTGTAGGTTGCCCGTGGTGAGATCTGCTTGAGGCGTTCGGTTGCTGGAATTCCATCTATAAAAGATTCAACGCTTGGTCATTTAGCAGCAAATGGTTAAGGATTTTCAAGGCGTTGACTATTGATCCGGATTGGAAGTGGGAATTTATTGATGGCAGCTATGCCAAGGCACACCAGCATAGTGCGGGAGCGGCAGGCCAACAATCGCAAGCCATCGGGAAAAGCCATGCGGGCAATACCACAAAGATCCATTTTGCGGTCGATGGTCATGGCTTGCCAGTTGAGTTTGAAATCACCGGCGGAGAAATCAATGACTGCTCCGCAGCACCTAATTTGATTGCCAGGTCGCCTGACGCGAAGGCGATTGTTGCGGACAAGGGCTATGACAGTGAGTGTATACGCGAGCAGATAACGAAGCAAGGAGCTCAGGTTGTAATACCGGGAAAGCGCAACTCGGTGGAGGGTAATGAGGATATGGATTGGATCTTATACAGATACCGGCATTTGGTGGAGCTTTTGCCCGGCCAAAACAGTATCGGGCAATTGCGACACAATATGATAAGCTGAAGAGAAATTTTGAGAGTTCTTACACTTCAGCTAACATAGAAATTTCGCATCATACCCATATCTTCGTGTTCGAGATTGTGGCAATGGTAAAGAAAAAAGCCTTTGAAATCATTGAATGGCTTGATAATCTCAATTTCTTCTCCCGGCATTACCAAAACGGTATCTTTCCAACCGCTGTTGATAAAACCGTGTTTCACAGTTTCGTATCCGCTATTCTGATCTATTTGCGTCCGCGAGAGGATCTGAAACTGCTGGCCATGCAAATGGATGGGGTGGGGCATCGACATCATCATTCCCATCCCCATGCCTCCACCGCGGCGCATGCCACCGCCCATTCCCCGATTGTCATGAAATATCTTAATTCTTTGAATGGAATTAACCGGAATTTGCTCGGATTCCATGTAGTCGTACATATCGAATGTTCTGCCGTTTAGCTGGAACGACATGTGCCGCATGCCGATGGCGATTGGAACGACTTTGTCAGGGTGAGTGATATCCTGAAGCGTGAAACGAGGCATGGGGATTAATGTTTCCGGTAACTTCGGCGAATCGCTGATCTGCTCGGTGATCTGGAATTTTGCGATGGTGATTGCTTCATCCTGACCAAAGGGAGCGCCCATCATGCCCATTCCATCGCCTCCCATGCCACGGCGCATCCCTCCTCGCATGCCGCCGCCTCCCATATGAGAACTGGAATCGCCAAAAGCCAGGCTCTGCAATGTGATGTCAGAACCTGGTTTGCGGCCGCTAAAATCAACCCATAATTCTACGCGCTCAGCGGGGGCAAGCATCACGTAGGGTAAGTTTTGCGGCTTTTCCAGTAAACCGCCGTCGGTTCCGATTGCAGTGATCGGGGTGCCGTCACTCCATGCGAGTTTATAAATCCGCGCATTTGATCCATTCAGAATGCGCAAGCGATAGGCTCTGGTTTTCACCGGAATGGTATAGTCTTTCTGTCCGTTCACTAGAATGACATCCCCATGAAACCCCCGCATTCTTTGGTGCATGCCGAGAATGTAGCGAAGTTGATTATTGCTGGAGAAGCTGCGATCCTGAATAATCAGCGGGACATCGAATTCGCCGCTGGGCAGGCCTAATTTCCGTTCATTTTCATCGGATACCGTGATAAGCCCCGCTAAGCCTTGATAAACTTGCGGTGCGGTTAATTCGTGGGTATGCGAATGATACCAATTGGTTCCGGCAGGGTTGGTTACCTCGAATTCATAAAGATACTGTTCGTCCCGGTGAATGGCATACATCGGATGACCATCCATCGGCTGAGGAACATGCATGCCGTGCCAGTGCGTAATGCATGGTTCCGGCAATTGATTGCTAAAATAGATTCGGACTTTCTGACCTTGCTCAAAATTGATGATCGGACCTAAATAGCCTGGCAACTCTCTGAGCGTTGATGCAGGCCCTTTGAGCAGTTTGCCGGTGTATTTAAGAACATGCGTGAGCGGGCCGGGTAAAATGGCAACATCGGCAGTTTGAGCATTCAGTGCGATTTCTACATCGGCTTTGAACGAAGGATTGGGTGTCATGTTGCTTCCTTGCGTTCTTGCAAAACTCGATCCCGGGATTGCTGCGGCAAGTGTGCTTGTTGCTGCGTATTGTATGAATTGACGTCTTTTATAATTAATATTTGTCATGATTAATCTCCTATCCATCAGTGAGATAAAAACTGTACGCGATCAACAGCCCAGCGCATGATTTATCTGAAATACAATAATCAGTGTATCAGTTCAAACATGACAAGTAATCTACTTTATGCTTAAGTGATTGAGTGTTAGAAAATTTCTGGATACAGAGGGCGGGATGCCGAAAACGGGTGAATCAAGAAAGCAGCGCTAATAGCATTTGCGGCGAAGAATTTGCTTGCGCCAGTACCGCAGTGGCAGCTTGTTGCATGATTTGTGTTTTTGTGAGCGAAGTTGTTTCAACTGCATAGTCGGTATCTTGTATTCGTGACTTGCTAGCAGTCGTGGACTCTATGCTGGTTTGATTATTGGTAATGACTGATTGCAAACGGTTTAATTGTGCGCCGATTTTCGACCGCTCTTCGTTAATGTGATTGAGCGCCAGATCGACTTTAAAAGTCGTAAATCCGGCATTGTTGATCAAATCCAGATCTTGAATGCTGAGTGCCCCCGTGTTGACTGCACCCATGCTGATATCCAGGGTGTCGGCTTTATTTGCACCGACTTGCAAACGCTTGTTGTTTCCGGCTGCTGCTGTTTCGATGTCTTCCCAGATTTCATTGAATCCGCTGGTCGGATTGGTTCCGCCACGTGAACCGGTATCAACGACAATGCTTTCCGCAGTTTTAACGGCGCCGCCATCGGCATTTGAACCGCCAATTGCTCCAGTATCGCTGTCGGTAAGGTTCATACTTGCAATATAGGCTGCGCCATTTGCAACAAAGTCTGCATTAAAAGCGTCGGCGTTTGCATACAGACCGCCGGTAGCGGCACTGATGGCATCGTTTAAGGTGGCGCTTTGATTCTGGTTCAAATAAACCATAACATCGCTGATACCGGAACCGCCGTTATCTTTGATGACTTGGTGCAAGTAACGGACTGCTGAATAAGCGGCGGAATAATCATCCGATGACCCTCCCCACGCTGCGCCTGCTGAACCAAAAGTCGCGGCTCTAGCCATGACACCACCGATACCGACACTACTAATCGAGGATTGCAAGCGTTCATCGGCGCCATGAATAAATTCGGCGGCACCTTCCAGAAACCAGGTTTGATCGACTACTGGATTGAACATTGAACCGATATTCATGCTGCGGTACATCACGGCATGCACCATTTCATGCGCAATAATACGATCGTTGTAGAATGGCGCAGTGCCACCGTTTGGCAAATTAGGCGGTGTAAAATCGCTCATATCAATTTGGAGCTTAACATCCGTTGCTTTACCCGTGTAAGTGCCGGGTATTGAACCGACAACCCGGGCCGCAGTACCACCGGCGCCGTCGGTGAAAGTCGTCAGTTCGATATTCATATCAGCGCCATCCGCAGAAATTCCAAAATACTGCTGTATCATATTTTCCGCTTCTTCGAGCCAACCGTACTGCAGTCCGTAGACTACCGCTAGCTGATTGGAATCGCCGAGAACACTGCTTCCAGAGAAGTCGAAAATTTTATCGCCGTTAAAGATGCTGGTCGTCGAAACCTTTTCTAATTCTTGGATCAGCTGATTGGTTTCTTCTTGAAGCGCTTTCTTGTCGGCAAGGCTATTGGTTGAGTTGGCAGCTTGGATGGATAATTCACGGATACGTTGTAACGAGGAAGTCATGGAAGTCAATGCGCCATCAGCTGTTTGCAGCATCGAAATTCCATCATTGGCATTTCTGGTGGCTTGAGTCAAGCCACGTATCTGAGCAGTCATTCGCTCTGAAATCGCAAGACCGGCCGCATCGTCTCTAGCGCTATTAATACGTATACCCGATGATAGCCGCTCTAAGGAGCGGCTAAGATCCGTGGTGGTTGCCGACAAATACCGTGAAGTATTCAGCGCACCCAAATTTGTATTAATCGATAAAGCCATTTTCTTTTGATAGCAACATAAGTATCGCTAATTAACGAATTAAAATTAAGTTTCTTTAATGTCGTGAGCCGTGCGGGTTGCTCGATATCGGATGAAAATGGATTTTACAATCCGGTTTCAACTGATATGTGTTAGTAAAATGGAATACCCAAATCCTACAGTTGCACAGGCGCAGATGGCGGTCACAATTCCAACTTTGAATTTGAATAAGGCGAAGAATGTCAGGATACCGATCACGGCCGAAAACCATTCAAATGACCCTCCAAAACCGTTTGGCCAGAGAACATGGTAAGCAAAGAAAACCGCCAGATTCACAATAACGCCGACCACGGCCGCGGTGATGCCGGTCAGCGGCGCTGTGAATTTGATGTCGTGCCGGGTAGCTTCGACTGCGGGAGCG
This is a stretch of genomic DNA from Nitrosomonas sp. sh817. It encodes these proteins:
- a CDS encoding DUF692 domain-containing protein, coding for MSSRSFPVHGAGLGLRRSMLSSLTDQATQSVDFWEVAPENWIGVGGRYGHQFRQLTERSPFICHGLSLSIGGPSPLDEAFLHKLKRFLKDHHIRTYSEHLSYCSDDGHLYDLLPIPFTEEAVFYVASRIRRVQEILEQRIAIENVSYYAAPGKQLEEADFINAVLQEADCDLLLDVNNIYVNSVNHDYDAEAFLLRLPAERIRYLHVAGHYQEAADLIVDTHGADVIDPVWQLLDKTYQRLGVIPTLLERDFNIPPIADLLREVATIHSLQTKWRNETGGYLQHA
- a CDS encoding DUF2063 domain-containing protein; amino-acid sequence: MKPAVTYNTPDRPDFVRQQYAFAAHIRDPEKKPHPQGVEERRMKIYCELFYNNVEDLIANTFPVLRKIMPDSHWHALIRDYFAHHVSHTPLFPEIPREFLKYLESERKPCADDPPFLFELAHYEWVELALAIFDESMTEVATDSAGDLLEGVPAISPLAWVLGYSFPVHRITPDFQPDRADASKTNLIVYRDQDFNVQFIEINKITGRLLHLAGENAAKSGLTLLHQVAAEMNHPQPETVVQGGIQILNDLRKRGVVYRLP
- a CDS encoding sensor histidine kinase KdpD: MSLSENNNPDTGNLPVEPDLMNFLVSSIHDTKNSVCLLLNSLEKTLANADASQLAAHAELVRVNAEAKRVNNHLVQLLTLYKVGQRVYPFDVQYVSLRDFIAGIVAQYSDLLQFRQITLEAHVDPELHWYFDEDLINAVVGNAINNAIRYTRDCIRIAAEEQNGQLLLRVEDNGRGYPAAMLQDSYDSMHRVDSLENSTGLGFYFSDKVARMHRNQGVSGKLKLENGGPMKGACFLLFLP
- a CDS encoding tetratricopeptide repeat protein — translated: MITSSINFSPVSLNLSGKNILIVDDYQEMRTILRDIFRNLGADVKKMHMVATGEEAIAILKKVQFDVVLCDLVLGAGKNGQQVLEEAKYLSLVDSSCLWVMISAEKAAEAVTGAAEFQPDAYLIKPVTEMSLCTRLEKIWVRKKVFAEIHQAIKRSNYDEALSLCDQKLVSDKANTFDLLRTKCNLLGMTGELDRAQNLLEEILSKRELPWSKVALARIFLKKNEWDQAKTLLEETIELNPAYIEAHDLLAQTLQAMDDLEGANDVLERATKLSPNSVMRQQNLGSLSLKIGKLENAERAFRKSIALGENSALKKADSYLGLVKVCGTKKNPDEALRVLGQLTKNFNGDDVRRRALAATGIIHHQSGDVEKAAQIALELDQSLPNQDERPLTSEESLEVAHLLLVAGNKEKAIRLLQSEIKNNPENTALHKDVSEIFEQAGMQEEGSQLIESTRQEAMLVMNRGVLLVSKGQYEEALGAMREARAAMPANVRVLLNLAHVIIAYIQKNGSAPDLVEEARNSLTAANELSPGEPRFKRLMASLNGLV
- a CDS encoding PEP-CTERM sorting domain-containing protein, which codes for MRTLMIMSLLALTSSPVAAASWQIGDNDGYGIGICDNCSHPFNGSTANFDGRSAAEMAATDGAQYTDTYSTTHPGYSPHGSETVATFHFTGLGSGWALGHLEIDMADFQATAFGPVITTFNGIVQDFSYNDGFPNTLIHYYTLTGAVLDSINATGELTIVVDRNASVDFYGFDYLKLSDVAAPVPEPETYVMLLMGLGLLGFSLRNKKLA
- a CDS encoding multicopper oxidase family protein; the encoded protein is MTNINYKRRQFIQYAATSTLAAAIPGSSFARTQGSNMTPNPSFKADVEIALNAQTADVAILPGPLTHVLKYTGKLLKGPASTLRELPGYLGPIINFEQGQKVRIYFSNQLPEPCITHWHGMHVPQPMDGHPMYAIHRDEQYLYEFEVTNPAGTNWYHSHTHELTAPQVYQGLAGLITVSDENERKLGLPSGEFDVPLIIQDRSFSSNNQLRYILGMHQRMRGFHGDVILVNGQKDYTIPVKTRAYRLRILNGSNARIYKLAWSDGTPITAIGTDGGLLEKPQNLPYVMLAPAERVELWVDFSGRKPGSDITLQSLAFGDSSSHMGGGGMRGGMRRGMGGDGMGMMGAPFGQDEAITIAKFQITEQISDSPKLPETLIPMPRFTLQDITHPDKVVPIAIGMRHMSFQLNGRTFDMYDYMESEQIPVNSIQRIKIFHDNRGMGGGMRRGGGMGMGMMMSMPHPIHLHGQQFQILSRTQIDQNSGYETVKHGFINSGWKDTVLVMPGEEIEIIKPFNDFKGFFLYHCHNLEHEDMGMMRNFYVS
- a CDS encoding flagellinolysin; translated protein: MALSINTNLGALNTSRYLSATTTDLSRSLERLSSGIRINSARDDAAGLAISERMTAQIRGLTQATRNANDGISMLQTADGALTSMTSSLQRIRELSIQAANSTNSLADKKALQEETNQLIQELEKVSTTSIFNGDKIFDFSGSSVLGDSNQLAVVYGLQYGWLEEAENMIQQYFGISADGADMNIELTTFTDGAGGTAARVVGSIPGTYTGKATDVKLQIDMSDFTPPNLPNGGTAPFYNDRIIAHEMVHAVMYRSMNIGSMFNPVVDQTWFLEGAAEFIHGADERLQSSISSVGIGGVMARAATFGSAGAAWGGSSDDYSAAYSAVRYLHQVIKDNGGSGISDVMVYLNQNQSATLNDAISAATGGLYANADAFNADFVANGAAYIASMNLTDSDTGAIGGSNADGGAVKTAESIVVDTGSRGGTNPTSGFNEIWEDIETAAAGNNKRLQVGANKADTLDISMGAVNTGALSIQDLDLINNAGFTTFKVDLALNHINEERSKIGAQLNRLQSVITNNQTSIESTTASKSRIQDTDYAVETTSLTKTQIMQQAATAVLAQANSSPQMLLALLS